The nucleotide window TTCGATGGCAACCCGGTCCACGACACCCTGGTCGGCTTTTTTCAGGGCCAATTCCAGCATGCCGATCAACGCATTCATCGGCGTGCGGATTTCATGGCTCATGGTCGCCACGAAGGTGGTCTTGGCCCGATTGGCGTCGTCGGCGCTTTCCTTGGCAACATGCAGCTGCTCCAGCAGCCGCCGCAGATAAACGACCCAGCCCAGGGCCAGCAACAGCAACAGCGCGGCGATGGCAAACCCCTGGAGGATGGTGGTGCGGTTACGCAACCAGTAGCTGTCGTCGATCACCACTTCACTGCGCCAGCGATTGGTCAGCTCATCCATTTCTTCGGGGGAGATGCTCAGCAGTGCCTTGTCCAGGATCGAATGCAGCTCCAGCGCATCCCGTCGGGTCGCCAGGGCGACACGCGCCGGCAGGGTGCCCACGGTGCTGGTGATCTGCAGCCTGTCGCGGTACTGCCGCGAAATCAGGTAACGGGCGCTGATCAGCGAATTGACTGCGCCGTCCACCGTGCCGGCGGCGACCATGGCCATGGCATCGGCAGTGTTTTGCGCTGGAACCAACTGCACACGGGGGAACTGCTCCAGCAGGTATTCATGCAGCACGTTGCCCCGCGTCAGTGCCAGACGCTTGTCGTCCATCCGGTCCAGAGTCGGCGGGAGCTTGGCCTTGCGCGGTGTCACCAGCACGAATGGCGCGCTCAGGTAGGGTCGGGTAAAGCGCAGGGATTGCTCGAGCTCAGGGGTCACGGGCGCCGCCGCCAGGACATCGGCCTGGCCACTCCTGACCTGTTCGATCAGGCCGTCAAGCGAACTGCCACGCTGGAGATTGAACTTCAGGCCGGTACGCAAGCTGATCCTGGCCAGCACATCGGCGCTGATGCCGCGGACATGGTCCTGGTCATCGACGAACGTCAGCGGCGGGAAATGTTCATTGACGGCCACCGTGATCCGCGGATGCGCATCCAGCCAACGCTGTTCATTAACACTGAAATGCAGCGCCTGCTGCCCCGGCATGCTGGCGCCACCGGCACTCCAGCGCCGCAGGATGCTCATGCGTTCAGGGGTGGGGATCGCTTGCAGGGCGGCATCGACAATGCGCAACAAGCGCGGGTTATCACGCTTGATCGCGAAGGCGAACGGTTGCACCTCCATGCGGGAAAAATCCGCCAATTGGATATTGTTCAGGTAGTTCTTGCTGATCAGGTAGTTGGCGCTGATCGAATCCCCCAGGTAGACATCGGCCTGACCGAACGCCACCGCGCCAATGGCACTCAAGGTCGAGGGGTACAACTGCAAGGTGGCATCGGGATAGAACGCCTCGACCTTGGCCGGCGGCAAATAGTGGTACAGCATCGCCAAGCGTTTGCCCGCCAGGTCCGGAGGCAGGTCCTGGCTGTCATCAATGCGCGCCACGAGGGTGGGCAAGTCATCGGCATAGGCCTGGGACATGATCAGGTCCGGGTCAGCGGCCTCGAAGCCGTTGGCGGTACCGAGCAGGTCGATCTCACCGCCGTGCAACGCCTGGAGCGATTCGGGACGGGACGGGTAGCGCCGCACCTGCACCTCGACCTGCAACAACTGCCCGAGCAACTGGACATAGTCGGCGGTCAGACCTTCGTAATCGTTGTCATTGCCGGTGATGCTGAACGGTGAGTAATCCGGTGCCGAGGCTCCCACCAGCAACCTGCCCTTGCGCCGCAACCAGACCCGGTCGGCCTCATCCAGGGACACCGAATAGTCATCCACATGGGAGCGCCCGAGCACGTGCAGCGATTCGGGAACTGCGCCAACCCGTGGCGCCACACTCAGTAAGCCCAGCAACAACGCCACCAGGCCCGTGCGTAGAAGCAGCATCATCGGAATCAGGTTTTCGCCTGGCGGAATCGGCCCCGACACCTCTTTGTTTTCATATCGGGTCAGGGGGACGCGGCTGATAGGTTCAGACCCGCGCTCGGTTCCCGCTCAGGTCGGCGCCGAAATCTTGCTCGCGGCGATGGCGAGGTCAATCAAGACCTGCTTGTCATCGGCGTCCACATCGTTGTCACGATCGATATCGCCATGCGCCGAAACCTGGTTGAACGGCCCTTCCGGCGCCCTCCTGGAAACACGCAAGCTGTAGGACGAGATGATCGAGTCGTGGAATTCGTTATCCGGGTCGTCATCGACGAAGCCCGCCATACGGGTCACGAAATCGATCTCTACCGCACGGTAGGTCTGGCCGGTTTTCTCGGTCAATGTAATCAGGATGCCCTTGCTGGTTTCCATTCGATGACTCCTTGGTGGATGCCCCTCATGTCATTGGGCAATGTATTCCGGGTCAATCGACCTGTCTGCTGTAAGAACTAACAGGTACGCGCCTCATCCCTCTGGCACCTTTATACTGCGGCGACCCGATTCGATTTCGACGAAGGAGAACCCCATGAGCTGGTCCGCCAGGCAATACGTCACGTTTGAACAGGAACGCACCCGCCCTGCCCGGGACCTGCTGGCCGCCATTCCCCCTGTGGAAGCACGCTCGGTGATCGACCTGGGTTGCGGCCCCGGCAACTCCACGGAACTGTTGGTGGAGCATTTCAGCGGGGCAACCGTGCGCGGCCTGGACAGTTCCGGCGACATGATCGACGCCGCTCGCCAGCGCCTGCCCGCCGTGGCGTTCGACATCGCCGATATCGGCCGATGGGACGAGCCCGGACCGTTCGATGTGATCTTCGCCAACGCCGTGCTGCAATGGCTGCCCGACCATTCCACCCTGCTGCCGTCGCTGGTGAACAAACTCGCGCCGGGCGGCACCCTGGCGATCCAGATGCCCGACACGCTCCATCAGCCTTCCCACCGCCTGATGCGCGACATCGCCGCCAGTGGACCCTGGGCCCAGCAATTGGCCGGGGCGGCCGATACCCGCACGGAAGTGGCGGACGCAAGCACCTACTATTCGATCCTGAAACCCCATTGCAGTCGCGTCGATGTGTGGCGTACCACCTACCATCACCCTTTGGCCGGCGGTGCCGCGGGTGTGGTGGAATGGTTCAAGGGCAGTGGTTTGCGGCCGTTTCTCGAGCCATTGGACAAGGGGCAGCGTGCGCAGTACCTGGAGCAGTACCTCCGCGCCGTCGAACAGGCTTACCCGGCCCTCGACGACGGTACGGTGCTGCTGCCGTTTCCACGGGTGTTCATGGTTGCGACGCGCCAGGAAGCCGCGTCGGGGAGTTGAGCCCGGGGAACATGAAGACTGCCTCCCCTAAATGAACTCTGCATGCTCCACGCCAGTCAGCAGGTAAAGCCCTCAGTTCAGGTGCTAAGCCCATGCAGATTTCCCTCGCGCAACAAGTTGCCCTCGTCACCGGCGCCAGCTCCGGCATTGGCGCGGGCTCGGCCAGGGCGTTGGCCGCCGCCGGCGCCGCCGTGGTGCTCAATTACCATTCCAACGCGGCCCCGGCCGAAGCGCTGGCCCGCGAGATCAATGACAACGGCGGCCGCGCCATCACCCTCGGCGCCAATGTATCTCAGGAGCAAGAGGTCGAGCGGCTGTTCGCCCAGGCCGTGGAGGCCTTCGGCACGCTGGACATCCTGGTCGCCAACTCCGGCCTGCAAAAAGACGCCGCAGCCGTCGACATGAGCCTGGACGACTGGAACACCGTGATCGGCGTCAACCTCACCGGCCAGTTCCTCTGCGCTCGCGCCGCGCTGCGGGTCTTCAACCGCCAGGGCATTCGCCAGGGTGTTTCCCGGGCAGCCGGAAAAATCATCCACATGAGTTCGGTTCATCAGCGCATTCCTTGGGCTGGTCACATCAACTACGCGGCGTCCAAGGGCGGTATCGACTTGTTGATGCAGAGCCTGGCCCAGGAAACCAGTCACCATCGCATCCGCATCAACAGCATCGCCCCTGGCGCCATCCGCACCGCCATCAACCGGGAGGTCACCGAGGGCGAACAGGGGCAAAAGCTGCTGGAGCTGATTCCTTATGGTCGTATCGGCGACGTGGAAGATGTCGCTAACGCAGTGGTCTGGCTGGCGTCGGACCTGTCCGATTATGTGGTGGGCACCACGCTGTTCATCGATGGCGGGATGAGCCTTTATCCGGGGTTTCGCGGCAATGGCTGACCATGACGAACCACAGAGCCCCATTGAAAACCACGGCATCATCGGCGACATGCGCAGTGCCGCGCTGGTCAACGACCGGGGCAGCGTCGACTTCTTCTGCTGGCCGGAATTCGACAGCCCGTCGATCTTCTGTTCACTGCTGGACACCCCGCAAGCGGGCATTTTCCAGATCGCGCCCGACCTGCCGGACGCCCGGCGCCAGCAGATCTACCTGCCCGACACCAATGTGCTGCAAACCCGCTGGCTGAGCGACGGCGTAGTGGTGGAAATCACCGATCTGTTGCCCATCGGCGACACCGAAGATGACCTGCCGTTGCTGATGCGCAAGGTGCACATGACGGTCGGCCACGCGACGTTTCGCATGCGCTGCGCAGTGCGCCATGACTACGCCCGGGCCACCACCACCGCGCACCTGGAAGGCGCCCACGTCTGCTTCAAGGCGCAGGGGCAACCGAGCCTGCGCCTGCGCGGCGACCAGGCCATGAGCCTGGACGGCAACGCAGCGGTGGCCGAATTCACCCTGCAGGAAGGCCAGAGCGCCGAGTTCCTGCTGGGCGGCATCGACGATCCCCGGCTTCAGGATGATGTCAGTGCAATATGCCTGGAGCGGACCCTGGCGTTCTGGCGCGGCTGGATCGGCCAGTCCAACTACCGGGGCCGCTGGCGGGAAACGGTCAACCGTTCCGCCCTCGCGCTGAAGCTGCTGACCTCACGCAAACACGGCGCCATCCTGGCTGCCGCCACCTTCGGCCTGCCGGAAACACGCGGCGGCGAACGCAACTGGGATTACCGCTACACCTGGATCCGCGATGCCTCGTTCACCGTCTACGCGTTCATGCGCCTGGGCTTCGTTGAAGAGGCCAACGCCTACATGCGCTGGATGCACGGTCGTGTCAGCGATTGCCGCGGACAGCCGGTCAAACTCAACATCCTGTACGGCCTCGACGGCAGGCAGGAGTTACCGGAAACCGAACTGACGCACCTGAGCGGCTTCGGCAATGCGCGGCCGGTGCGCATCGGCAACCTGGCCTACGAGCAGGTACAGTTGGACATCTTCGGCGAGTTGATGGACGCGGTGTACCTGGTCAACAAATACGGCGAAGCCATTTCCCACGAAGGCTGGAAACACACCGTCAACGTGATCGACCAGGTGTGCGAAATCTGGCAGGACAAGGACGTAGGGATTTGGGAAATGCGCGGCGATAAACAGGATTTCCTGCATTCGCGCCTCATGTGCTGGGTGGCCGTCGACCGCGCCATC belongs to Pseudomonas sp. B21-028 and includes:
- a CDS encoding transporter substrate-binding domain-containing protein, which gives rise to MMLLLRTGLVALLLGLLSVAPRVGAVPESLHVLGRSHVDDYSVSLDEADRVWLRRKGRLLVGASAPDYSPFSITGNDNDYEGLTADYVQLLGQLLQVEVQVRRYPSRPESLQALHGGEIDLLGTANGFEAADPDLIMSQAYADDLPTLVARIDDSQDLPPDLAGKRLAMLYHYLPPAKVEAFYPDATLQLYPSTLSAIGAVAFGQADVYLGDSISANYLISKNYLNNIQLADFSRMEVQPFAFAIKRDNPRLLRIVDAALQAIPTPERMSILRRWSAGGASMPGQQALHFSVNEQRWLDAHPRITVAVNEHFPPLTFVDDQDHVRGISADVLARISLRTGLKFNLQRGSSLDGLIEQVRSGQADVLAAAPVTPELEQSLRFTRPYLSAPFVLVTPRKAKLPPTLDRMDDKRLALTRGNVLHEYLLEQFPRVQLVPAQNTADAMAMVAAGTVDGAVNSLISARYLISRQYRDRLQITSTVGTLPARVALATRRDALELHSILDKALLSISPEEMDELTNRWRSEVVIDDSYWLRNRTTILQGFAIAALLLLLALGWVVYLRRLLEQLHVAKESADDANRAKTTFVATMSHEIRTPMNALIGMLELALKKADQGVVDRVAIEVASDAAQGLLGLIGDILDIARIESGRLSLAPERANLAQLVESLTRMFEGLARQKHLRLQLDLDPAIDKDVLIDPLRFKQIVSNLLSNAIKFTDQGQVRLSVQATSGHDDKRLGIRLRVEDTGSGISQQDQQRLFSPFTQAGNNRQSARSGSGLGLMISRTLCEMMGGTLALSSAPGAGTQIEILLRLPLLDAQVQAPSAEVEASVPTQALDILVIDDHPANRLLLSRQLSYLGHRVQEAGDGIQGLQVWRAGHFDAVITDCNMPLMSGYELTRAIRDEERAQGLSRGVILGFTANAQREEKERCIDAGMDDCLFKPIGLKELQARLGSLSASLDEEEAVALTDSFDLTSLEQLTGGDIVSIKKLLEELISSNADDKVRLIELFSRHDVSGLADLAHRIKGGARIIQAQGLVAACESVESACRSADGMLLANAVGDLRQVMDFLSEQLETHVAKDLAPPGALRE
- the tam gene encoding trans-aconitate 2-methyltransferase — its product is MSWSARQYVTFEQERTRPARDLLAAIPPVEARSVIDLGCGPGNSTELLVEHFSGATVRGLDSSGDMIDAARQRLPAVAFDIADIGRWDEPGPFDVIFANAVLQWLPDHSTLLPSLVNKLAPGGTLAIQMPDTLHQPSHRLMRDIAASGPWAQQLAGAADTRTEVADASTYYSILKPHCSRVDVWRTTYHHPLAGGAAGVVEWFKGSGLRPFLEPLDKGQRAQYLEQYLRAVEQAYPALDDGTVLLPFPRVFMVATRQEAASGS
- a CDS encoding SDR family oxidoreductase, which produces MQISLAQQVALVTGASSGIGAGSARALAAAGAAVVLNYHSNAAPAEALAREINDNGGRAITLGANVSQEQEVERLFAQAVEAFGTLDILVANSGLQKDAAAVDMSLDDWNTVIGVNLTGQFLCARAALRVFNRQGIRQGVSRAAGKIIHMSSVHQRIPWAGHINYAASKGGIDLLMQSLAQETSHHRIRINSIAPGAIRTAINREVTEGEQGQKLLELIPYGRIGDVEDVANAVVWLASDLSDYVVGTTLFIDGGMSLYPGFRGNG
- a CDS encoding glycoside hydrolase family 15 protein, which translates into the protein MADHDEPQSPIENHGIIGDMRSAALVNDRGSVDFFCWPEFDSPSIFCSLLDTPQAGIFQIAPDLPDARRQQIYLPDTNVLQTRWLSDGVVVEITDLLPIGDTEDDLPLLMRKVHMTVGHATFRMRCAVRHDYARATTTAHLEGAHVCFKAQGQPSLRLRGDQAMSLDGNAAVAEFTLQEGQSAEFLLGGIDDPRLQDDVSAICLERTLAFWRGWIGQSNYRGRWRETVNRSALALKLLTSRKHGAILAAATFGLPETRGGERNWDYRYTWIRDASFTVYAFMRLGFVEEANAYMRWMHGRVSDCRGQPVKLNILYGLDGRQELPETELTHLSGFGNARPVRIGNLAYEQVQLDIFGELMDAVYLVNKYGEAISHEGWKHTVNVIDQVCEIWQDKDVGIWEMRGDKQDFLHSRLMCWVAVDRAIRLAVKRSLPAPFTRWDETRQAIYKDIWTRFWNDERQHFVQRLGSTALDGSMLLMPLVRFVSARDPRWLSTLDAIEKHLVRDGMVYRYRNDDDPIDGLSGIEGSFVACSFWYVECLARAGRVEKAQLEFEQLLRYANPLGLYAEEFDGHGYHLGNTPQALSHLALISAASFLDRKLSGEKNNWQP